From the genome of Symphalangus syndactylus isolate Jambi chromosome 13, NHGRI_mSymSyn1-v2.1_pri, whole genome shotgun sequence:
ggcaggaagggacggagggacggagggagggacggagggaggcagggagggaagggacttagggagggaggaagggaagtgatggagggagggtgggaggcaggaaggaaggagaaaatatctgaaagaaagaagaaaaggaaagatagaaagagaaaatatccaccGAAAACACAATGAGTTAACACCAATGGACTTTCTCCATTCAAAGAAGGGTCTGCACCCCAGGAACAGCCACTTCATCCTGgttaaacgcacacacacacacacacacacacacacgctttcttAGCACATTCAGAAATCCAATCCAAGTTTCCTTCGGGTCATCGTGAGATTCGCAGCAGTATTTGTCAAATGCTCTTAGATTGAACTCCTACAGCACCTTCTTACTTggataggaagaaagaaggcagctgatttagaaaaaatggcaggaaTTCAAGGAGAGTCGCTCGGAGATGCTTGTGAATTTCCTTCCGCTTCTGTTCCCTTGACACTTCATTTCATATACATCACATGCCCCAGGACAGCCACTGTGAAagttaacatgtttttattgcatgaaaatataaaaggcacaCATTAAAATCTCTTTGAGCGATAGATGAATTGGGTATTACAGCAAGTGTCTATCATTATTAGGCAAGACCTAGAggttgggagggggcaggaaacAGGTCGCCTGTTGATGGGATTAGGCAGCTTCTGTTGATTGGTCATCTATCGATTGAGCTATGGCTAAATCCTCCTTGAGGGCCCCTCCCATTGTCATACCGGGAACAGCCAATCACATCAGTTCCTGCTGACAAATCCCCTGGCTCCACACCCTGTTGACAGTATAAAGGATTCCCCCAAGAGCTCAGTTGTCAGAGCCTGATGCACCTGCCGCTGGCTGGCCACGGCCCCGTCGCTCCACAGCGCAAGTCTTCGGGAGCAGCTTTGGGGCTGACACCGCTCTCTCAAATTAAGTAAAGGatccagaaaccaaaaagaaatctttgcaggacacagacaaacactgGCATTGGCTGACTTGGAGAACCCTGGAAGTTTTCACCATGAAAGGTTCCCGGCGCCCAAGAAGCCCCAGTGATTCCTGCACGGAATCCAAGAGCGAACACGCGGGAGAGAGCGGGTGAGCTTTGCTATGTGCTGGGGACACCTGCAGGGTGACCtgcctgtggggtgtgtgggtgtgtgttggagagagaggggaagggaaaggagacgcATGAACCTGCCATGAGATTGGGTGTTTTGAATTTGGGGCAAGAGGGAAGTGAGTTGCCCCTAAGTCATCACAAGGTGCTGGGAAGGCTTCTACAACCCAACCACACACATATCTCAGGGCAGCCCCACTTTCAATCCACCCAACCAGCTCCACAGGGAATGGGCTCTGTGGTCTGCAAGAAGGGAGATTGTaggacctgatgtcaggagttcatgatctactgaggaaaaaaagaaagagcagtttcccccttttttaatttttaatttttatatttgtattatttactgatttattttattgagacagcgtctcactccgatggtccacactggagtgcagtggcgcggttttagctgactgcaggctccacctctgagtctcaggccatcctcccgcctgagcctcctgagtaggtgagaccacaggcgtgcaccaccgtgccccactaatgttttgtatttttagtagagactaggtttcaccatgttgcccaggctgctctcaaactcctggactcaagcaatcctcctacctcggcctcccaaagtgctgggattataggcgtgtgccatcatgtctgacaaattccttcctctcttcttgcttttcttggaaTCCTAAGACCCCGTTCCTATGTTACCTCTACAGACAGAGGTGCCACATTTCCGGCATCTCAACGTCTTTCTCCAGGTCCTCACACCCAAGGAGAGGTTTCTAACTCTCGCCTGCGTGAGCTCCTGAAAGGGTAAACTGCTCCCTGCGGGCACcgaccctccttccctgccttttcttCACCCAGGGAAGCTCAGGTAGATGGGGTGAGAACAAGAACAGCTGGGAGTTAGGACAGATTGGGAGCAGGTCTCACAGGAAGTGGATGACGAGTCCGTGACCTTGAATGAAAGGCAGGGAAGTGGAGTGAATTCGTGGGGATTCGGGGAATTGGACGTCAGGTAACTGCCCGAAATctgactgtgtctctctgtcctACAGCTCCAGCAGCACGCAATCGAATGCCCCAAAACGCCAGAAAGTGGAGGAGCTGGGTCCTCAGCCAGGTGAggcatcttctctttttcatcctgAGTCTCCTGCTAGGAAGCCTGTGTCCCATCACATCATGAGATGAGCAGCTGTGCTGTCCAGAGTGTCGGGAGCTTCCTCCTGCAGCTCCGTGGGCGGGTGTCCTGTACCTGGCTTCTTCTGCATTTGGTCTTTCTCACGGTGGCACCTTTAACCCTCAAGGGCATCCTGCATGACAAGGGCTTTCACCTGCACACTCTGCTCTCTCCACAGGTGTAGAACCAGCTCCAGTACAGCCAGGTCCCCACCACCCTGCACAGCAGCCCCTGGAGCTGCCCCAGGTAAGGTCGCTCCATCTAGGTGGGCGCGGGTGAGACAGGTCTGCCTGAGCTCCAGGCCCTAGGGGACTTCCAGGAAATGACCCTCCCAAGGGGCGTCAATGAAAGTGCAAATTCTGGGTGTCCCTGCAGGGTTTAATTTATGCCTGGGGAAGTTACCGACagctctcctgccttggtctgtcCCTGTTTGAGCCCCCCCTCAGAGGACAATGACTGACCCATGGCTTTTCTCCCCCAGGGCCCACAGCTTCCCCACAGGAAGCTGATCATCGTGGTCCTGGAACCAGGAATGCTCCTGCACCTGCGGCTGGGAGAGGAGGTCTTGCTGCTGGACCCACAGGGAGCCCTGCGACTCAGCCTCGTCAGTGTGCTCCTCCTGGTGGTCCCTGAGCAAGTCCTGATGTCCTTGAAGGATCTCTTGTACCCTGCCCATGCCCGCTGGCTCCTGTTCACGAGCACAGAGACTGTCTGGGAGATTGACATTGAAAATGGATCTGTGAGAGCCCAGAGAGCAGAGAATGTGTGCGTGGCGCCTTCAGTAAAAGAGAGTGAGGCTCCCCAAGGCTTCCTGCCCGTGATGGGACCCCCGTCAAACCTTGTGCATGGAATCGGCCCTTCTTCCCGGCGTGTCCTCTACCTCAAACCTTGCTACAGAGCCGCTGTGCCCCAGGGCTCGTCCCAAATGCCCAAGCCTAGGCCCTGGAGACAGGCTCTGCCTGAAGAATTCAACTTGGATCTCCATGGCCTGGAGCCCCTGCCCAACTCTGCCCTCAGACCTCTACCTCCCTCACCCAGTCCGGAGCCCACAATCTGCCACGAGGTTCTATGGAGGCCAATGTGCAAGGCCCGAAGACGTCTCTTCTCAGGCTGATGGGCCGTGAACCCTCAGGCACCAGATGGCAATCAGAGATGCTCTGTTCAGAATGAAGCACGCCTGCGTTTTCATGGTGTCTGCCTGCACAGGTGTCTCTGCTCCTCGGAGGAGAGATGCTGCGCGAGCTGGAGAGGTGGAGAAATGCTCCGTCCTCTCACCTGAACCTTTGCTCTGCCTCAGATGCTCTTGATTTGTATAAAAGAGCAACCTTGAGATTGGggcacaaaatatttgcaaatctataCACGCAAGGACTGCTCATACCCAGAATACACGGAGACTTGTCAATACTCCAATGGAACAAACAAACGATTCTGTTCAAAACCCAGCAAGAGACTTGAGCAGACATTTCCtcaaagaggatgcaaacaaacacTTCAGAAAGTGTTCAGTATCCCTCCCCGGGGAAATGTATGTCAAATACACCTTGAAATACAACCGAGAAGCTCTTAGAGAAGCCACCATGACAATGCCTGACCGTCCCAAGCGCtgcagagcatg
Proteins encoded in this window:
- the LOC134732139 gene encoding proline-rich protein 23D1-like; the encoded protein is MKGSRRPRSPSDSCTESKSEHAGESGSSSTQSNAPKRQKVEELGPQPGVEPAPVQPGPHHPAQQPLELPQGPQLPHRKLIIVVLEPGMLLHLRLGEEVLLLDPQGALRLSLVSVLLLVVPEQVLMSLKDLLYPAHARWLLFTSTETVWEIDIENGSVRAQRAENVCVAPSVKESEAPQGFLPVMGPPSNLVHGIGPSSRRVLYLKPCYRAAVPQGSSQMPKPRPWRQALPEEFNLDLHGLEPLPNSALRPLPPSPSPEPTICHEVLWRPMCKARRRLFSG